A section of the Verrucomicrobium sp. GAS474 genome encodes:
- a CDS encoding DUF3987 domain-containing protein, which produces MSDLPAKVAGPAGAATSIPLDLWQEAKLSLTEEICETFGPILGVAPDTLWQFPHLGAHEGNLALPIEKEGKVVALHVLTKEGKAYTYPKTKLTPLVVGHLPITEVIHVFSSARHYLQVMAKVEGVLGFPATVEFPATVIVDRGGVRRSKDAMPDEVSESVDIFDMIQPAQHKAVVWKSEEHGEWADAIIKRLVQNDIWVVGFVNGGDHGEALRNAQQVRTAPLIDPDYDATFPSGALPLLLRRMVRDYERVHVCPPIMPLLVALSCVSGSTFARVRLKRGKGYTHSNIYSLIIVPSAGGKSVVGGEIGEPIRRFNSSLIAKHAEQVKKDKKAMPALEQDKEIVKLMRRKAKMDAGSVAAPTPCLDEALADVEEKIQEIKHREKWKPNFVVTDFTSAGLEKKLSGAVGESLFGFHTDGRKIVLITFKGLFSKTSTPDDSLLIQGWSGDHLDSIRAGRDEENVNEPRLSVCWLTQSDQTGKIVNEESVKGGLLPRFQFCLMDQGIKQMGLELDPMIQANWSGFSTDLLRFCHRLAERGEYLDLIGSEEVMEVFRTFSTRIEAEIESETNLAGASNFARRWPEKAMRIALLLHLLHQDSGIMAAFAKAAKEAGPTVRISCSIPASMKTMSVETAKAAVELTLWLARQELFLLAPYLAGEAKVREDKVMEELQKRGSMTVRELSKYTHIEGHDLRASLAELVARRRIVSRKQGKALRYATVGR; this is translated from the coding sequence GTGAGCGATCTCCCCGCCAAAGTGGCAGGCCCGGCCGGGGCTGCCACGTCCATCCCACTCGACCTGTGGCAGGAGGCCAAGCTCTCCCTTACAGAGGAGATCTGCGAGACGTTCGGACCGATCCTCGGGGTCGCGCCTGATACGCTCTGGCAGTTCCCTCATCTCGGCGCGCACGAGGGCAACCTCGCGCTGCCGATCGAGAAGGAAGGTAAGGTCGTGGCGCTCCACGTCCTGACCAAGGAGGGCAAGGCGTACACCTACCCGAAAACGAAGCTGACTCCCCTAGTGGTGGGGCACCTCCCGATCACTGAGGTCATCCACGTCTTCTCGTCGGCTCGCCACTACCTGCAGGTCATGGCCAAGGTTGAGGGAGTCCTTGGGTTTCCCGCCACCGTCGAGTTCCCGGCAACGGTCATCGTCGATCGTGGCGGTGTCCGGCGATCGAAGGACGCAATGCCAGACGAAGTCTCCGAGAGCGTGGACATCTTCGACATGATCCAGCCGGCGCAGCACAAAGCCGTCGTTTGGAAATCGGAAGAGCATGGCGAGTGGGCGGATGCCATCATCAAAAGGCTGGTCCAGAACGACATCTGGGTCGTCGGGTTCGTCAACGGCGGCGACCATGGGGAAGCACTCCGGAACGCACAGCAGGTTCGGACCGCACCGCTGATCGACCCGGACTACGACGCCACCTTTCCCTCTGGTGCCCTGCCGCTCCTCCTGCGGCGGATGGTCCGGGACTACGAGCGCGTCCACGTCTGCCCGCCGATCATGCCGCTCCTCGTGGCATTGAGCTGCGTCAGCGGCTCGACGTTCGCGCGGGTTCGGCTGAAGCGCGGCAAGGGTTACACTCACTCGAACATCTACTCGCTCATTATTGTACCCTCGGCAGGTGGCAAAAGCGTCGTAGGCGGGGAGATCGGCGAACCGATTCGGCGGTTCAACAGCTCCCTCATCGCGAAGCACGCTGAGCAGGTGAAGAAGGACAAGAAGGCGATGCCTGCCCTCGAGCAGGACAAGGAGATCGTGAAGCTCATGCGGCGGAAGGCGAAGATGGATGCCGGTTCCGTCGCCGCCCCAACTCCCTGCCTCGATGAGGCTCTCGCGGATGTCGAAGAAAAGATCCAGGAGATCAAGCACCGCGAGAAGTGGAAGCCGAACTTCGTCGTCACCGACTTCACCAGCGCCGGCCTCGAAAAGAAGCTGTCGGGTGCCGTGGGCGAGTCGCTCTTCGGCTTCCACACGGACGGCCGAAAAATCGTGCTCATCACGTTCAAAGGTCTGTTCTCGAAGACCTCCACCCCTGACGACTCGCTCCTCATTCAAGGTTGGAGTGGCGACCACCTCGACTCGATTCGGGCGGGGCGTGACGAGGAGAACGTCAACGAGCCGCGGCTCTCGGTTTGTTGGCTGACCCAGAGTGACCAGACTGGGAAGATCGTAAACGAGGAGTCGGTGAAGGGCGGCCTCTTGCCACGCTTCCAGTTCTGCCTCATGGATCAGGGGATCAAGCAGATGGGCCTCGAGCTCGATCCCATGATTCAGGCGAACTGGAGCGGCTTCTCGACGGATCTCCTGCGTTTCTGCCACCGGTTGGCGGAGAGGGGCGAGTACCTTGACCTCATCGGCAGCGAGGAGGTTATGGAGGTCTTCCGCACCTTCAGCACACGGATCGAGGCGGAGATCGAGAGCGAGACCAACCTCGCCGGGGCGAGCAACTTCGCGCGCCGCTGGCCGGAGAAGGCGATGCGGATTGCTCTCCTGCTCCACCTGCTGCATCAGGATTCGGGCATCATGGCGGCCTTTGCCAAGGCGGCAAAAGAGGCAGGCCCGACCGTGAGGATCTCGTGCTCGATCCCGGCCAGCATGAAGACGATGTCGGTGGAAACGGCGAAGGCGGCTGTCGAGCTGACGCTCTGGCTGGCACGGCAGGAACTGTTCCTCCTGGCCCCCTACCTCGCGGGCGAGGCGAAGGTGCGGGAGGACAAGGTCATGGAGGAACTGCAGAAGCGGGGGAGCATGACGGTGCGGGAGCTGTCGAAGTACACCCATATCGAAGGCCACGACCTGCGGGCGTCGCTGGCAGAGCTGGTCGCACGGAGACGGATCGTCAGCCGGAAGCAGGGAAAGGCCCTGCGCTACGCCACGGTGGGCCGGTAA
- a CDS encoding glycosyltransferase, translating to MSQAVAPALSVVIPAYEEAENLRGMLPALHQTLGGLGISYEIVIIDAHEKRDDTAEVCTANGARHYYGEGKSSYGGAIQQGIRLSLGERVVIMDADGSHNPSFIATLWADRDRADLLIASRYVPGGHTDNPKILIWMSLFVNIVFRIVLGLRVADVSNSFRLYRGADLRALRLECVHFDIVEEILVKLSIYHPAYRIKEIPFFFEQRNAGKTKRDLVAFAISYVTTLRQLWKLKHAASRDLKATK from the coding sequence TCTCCGTCGTCATCCCGGCCTATGAGGAAGCCGAGAACCTCCGCGGCATGCTCCCGGCCCTCCACCAGACCCTGGGAGGATTGGGGATCTCCTACGAGATCGTCATCATCGACGCCCACGAAAAGCGGGACGACACCGCCGAAGTCTGCACCGCCAACGGGGCGCGGCATTATTACGGGGAAGGAAAGTCCTCCTACGGCGGGGCCATCCAGCAGGGCATCCGCCTCTCGCTGGGCGAGCGCGTCGTCATCATGGACGCCGACGGCTCCCACAATCCCTCCTTCATCGCCACCCTCTGGGCCGACCGGGACCGGGCCGACCTCCTGATCGCCTCCCGCTACGTTCCCGGCGGCCATACCGACAACCCGAAGATCCTCATCTGGATGAGCCTCTTCGTGAACATCGTCTTCCGGATCGTCCTCGGCCTCCGGGTGGCCGACGTCTCCAACAGCTTCCGCCTCTATCGCGGCGCCGACCTCCGCGCCCTCCGGCTCGAGTGCGTCCACTTCGACATCGTCGAGGAAATCCTGGTCAAGCTCTCCATCTACCATCCCGCCTATCGGATCAAGGAGATCCCCTTCTTCTTCGAGCAGCGTAACGCGGGCAAGACCAAGCGCGACCTCGTCGCCTTCGCCATCAGCTACGTCACCACGCTCCGCCAACTCTGGAAGCTGAAGCACGCCGCCTCCCGGGACCTCAAGGCGACGAAGTAA
- a CDS encoding tyrosine-type recombinase/integrase has translation MRALTKKKTLREVFLDGDPSNVEIPKGLPPGVGLGKNEGGNGSVTWRVRLGERFLGIIGSRDEAPVPTMEAEVVPLPGGILNYLVAARPDVQIPFLPTTSPNRGNPANALPKNKKKSRAILKDFKHKEEARRWAWEQYSKRDQITATRLEPAQLNEAALAFGRIKQFPGLTLTQAVEDGIKLGRPSKGVIGWEAALALFLDDPRPAPLLPNSRKDYSGTIRNFFTDHPRAKVHEIQKDDVSDWIDEDAWTRGSQAHHLRNLKAFFAWAKRDGYVGVDPAIDIPRIDYDADCAILTPEEAADLLTKSDGPIRTATALGLFAGLRSSEIQQLDWAAVGDKEIQVSARIAKTRKNRMIAIHATLKAWLDLVPEEERVGLVAPTPWRSHFEKAREAAGFFTPEQAKEAKEKDGTVLKVWPRNPIRHSFGTYFLAATSDEARTAAMMGNSPDVILKHYRTVVKEPVWQAYWAILPGKKERSAAK, from the coding sequence ATGCGCGCCCTGACCAAAAAGAAGACCCTTCGTGAGGTGTTTCTCGACGGTGATCCGTCCAACGTCGAGATCCCCAAGGGTCTTCCCCCGGGCGTCGGGCTGGGCAAGAACGAGGGAGGCAATGGCAGCGTCACGTGGCGCGTTCGTTTGGGCGAACGCTTCCTCGGAATCATCGGTAGCCGGGATGAGGCGCCGGTCCCTACGATGGAGGCGGAAGTCGTCCCCCTCCCCGGCGGCATCCTGAACTACCTCGTAGCTGCGCGGCCGGACGTTCAGATTCCCTTTTTACCAACGACCTCGCCGAACCGGGGCAACCCCGCCAATGCCCTGCCCAAGAACAAGAAGAAGAGCCGGGCGATCCTGAAGGACTTCAAACACAAGGAGGAGGCTCGTCGCTGGGCATGGGAGCAGTATTCGAAGCGGGACCAGATCACCGCGACGCGCCTCGAACCGGCCCAGCTCAACGAAGCCGCCCTCGCCTTCGGCAGGATCAAGCAGTTCCCGGGTCTTACACTCACTCAGGCGGTGGAGGACGGCATCAAGCTGGGCCGTCCCTCCAAGGGGGTGATTGGTTGGGAGGCCGCCCTCGCCCTATTCTTGGATGACCCTCGCCCAGCCCCCCTCCTCCCCAACTCGAGGAAGGACTACTCCGGGACCATCCGGAACTTCTTCACCGACCATCCGCGCGCCAAAGTCCACGAGATCCAGAAGGACGATGTTTCCGACTGGATCGACGAGGACGCTTGGACCCGGGGAAGCCAAGCTCACCATCTTCGCAACCTGAAAGCGTTCTTCGCTTGGGCAAAGCGCGACGGTTATGTCGGCGTCGACCCCGCCATCGACATTCCCCGCATCGACTACGATGCCGATTGCGCGATCCTCACCCCCGAAGAGGCAGCCGACCTCCTCACCAAGAGCGACGGACCCATCCGAACGGCGACCGCGTTGGGTCTCTTCGCCGGGCTCCGCTCCAGCGAGATCCAACAGCTCGACTGGGCGGCCGTCGGCGACAAGGAGATTCAGGTCTCAGCGCGGATCGCGAAGACCCGGAAGAACCGGATGATCGCGATTCACGCGACCCTGAAGGCTTGGCTCGATCTCGTCCCGGAAGAAGAGCGCGTTGGGCTCGTGGCGCCGACGCCCTGGCGGTCTCACTTTGAGAAGGCACGCGAGGCCGCGGGCTTCTTCACCCCAGAACAAGCGAAGGAAGCTAAGGAGAAGGACGGCACAGTGCTCAAGGTCTGGCCCCGCAATCCCATCCGGCACTCCTTCGGCACGTACTTTCTCGCAGCTACGTCCGATGAGGCGCGGACGGCGGCGATGATGGGCAATAGTCCCGACGTCATTTTGAAGCACTATCGGACAGTCGTTAAGGAGCCGGTCTGGCAGGCGTACTGGGCTATCCTTCCTGGCAAAAAGGAGAGATCGGCGGCCAAATAG